From a region of the Pieris brassicae chromosome 13, ilPieBrab1.1, whole genome shotgun sequence genome:
- the LOC123717843 gene encoding uncharacterized protein LOC123717843 gives MYKIEVDPKLFITCRLCLDEMGQYQIDPNVQTQIKYCFDIDVDPFDGLPQLICKKCETILSDFHEKKKTYQEKQLGLKKNAKPANNCIVTAPLQQQDTVSSTQSTIPETKPQQSFKLTLKKKRKSPEPNSNDSLVTKNHDTKTVRPWRKNYNKYFSCRLCQVVYKNKKILMTHMEKHGTLLEKYGHILKKCKIQLPRIDDKTNFVSSNDMVVMNEDQILLNKYDQYRVIYIKKTSGFQEKKNSSDSSDDDLITKGKRKRLRLVSQSSNETVVLEDPKKEDDLETPGSSKSKLQNHIIECVDIDSSDQEPSSPKTYEGRKQIIREVVASCVKKYLNNDNDNCKDMQLKHKILSIGRKVVNNKSFNCTGLLRYLEHKNLDIEWIPRVSQNPETDYVHVRTKVLDNKNDGEAGWMIASELKGSDSNTYMENLQKILENDKLPTPVQNSTEEPTVEQQVPYDNTDTMLLKLLNTNPVANPKQLPKKTREATNITDSSSDTSLSMPIITNTVSLADTMSEQVNEKSKEPTPFVPRIKVKPVSQLMPDKSTTITETTPAQVAWTIPEKPQNQISQPDWVVMHTVELPRTKTLSPFKYFQNLLQMHGITLLDTTALVPSDFVSLIKFKSVFKQETKRVTLSLGLLSDSRQFYIKVTESTNEQLDINTLIPTWQWEILSLYKSEIAINILENSKKISQKMYDSTNYFISLLRSIVFIRP, from the exons atgtataaaatagaGGTGGATCCGAAGCTTTTTATAACTTGTCGATTATGTTTAGATGAAATGGGCCAGTATCAAATTGATCCAAATGTACAAACACAAATAAAGTACTGTTTTGATATAGAT GTTGATCCCTTCGATGGTTTACCTCAGTTGATCTGCAAAAAGTGTGAGACTATTTTGTCAGACTTCcatgaaaaaaagaaaacctATCAAGAAAAGCAACTCggtcttaaaaaaaatgcaaagcCTGCAAATAATTGT ATTGTGACGGCACCTCTACAACAGCAGGATACTGTATCGTCAACACAATCGACTATACCTGAAACAAAACCTCAACAATCATTTAAGTTGACTTTAAAGAAGAAGCGAAAGTCCCCAGAACCAAATTCAAATGATTCACTTGTAACGAAAAATCATGACACTAAAACAGTACGACCTTGGCgtaaaaattacaacaaatacTTCTCGTGCAGATTGTGCCAAGTCGTATACAAGAATAAAAAGATTCTTATGACACATATGGAAAAGCACGGGACGCTGCTAGAAAAATATGGCCACATACTaaagaaatgtaaaattcAGTTGCCCAGAATCGATGACAAAACTAATTTCGTCAGCTCTAACGATATGGTTGTTATGAATGAGGATCAAAttctactaaataaatatgatcaaTACCGCgtgatatatattaaaaaaacttcagGTTTtcaagagaaaaaaaattcttcCGACTCATCAGATGACGATCTCATCACTAAAGGGAAACGTAAAAGATTAAGGCTAGTTTCTCAAAGCTCCAACGAAACAGTTGTGTTAGAAGATCCAAAAAAGGAAGATGACTTAGAAACACCTGGCTCGAGTAAAAgtaaattacaaaatcatattattgAATGTGTAGATATTGATTCATCAGATCAAGAGCCATCAAGTCCCAAAACTTATGAAGGACGGAAACAAATCATTCGTGAGGTTGTTGCCTCCTGTGTcaagaaatatttgaataatgatAACGACAATTGTAAGGATATGCAGTTGAAACATAAAATTCTAAGCATAGGCCGGAAAGTCGTCAATAACAAATCTTTTAATTGCACTGGACTATTACGTTACTTGGAACACAAAAATCTGGATATTGAATGGATTCCTAGAGTTAGTCAAAATCCAGAGACAGATTACGTTCATGTCAGAACTAAAGTGCTGGACAATAAAAATGATGGTGAAGCAGGATGGATGATTGCGAGTGAACTAAAAGGTTCAGACAGTAACACTTATAtggaaaatttacaaaaaatactagAAAATGATAAGTTGCCAACTCCAGTTCAGAATTCAACAGAAGAGCCAACAGTGGAGCAACAAGTGCCTTATGATAATACCGATACTATGCTATTGAagcttttaaatacaaatccCGTTGCGAATCCCAAACAACTTCCAAAAAAGACCAGAGAGGCTACAAACATAACCGATTCCTCTAGCGATACAAGTTTATCTATGCCCATCATCACGAACACAGTATCCTTGGCCGACACAATGAGTGAACAAGTGAATGAAAAATCAAAAGAGCCTACACCATTTGTACCGCGAATAAAAGTAAAACCCGTCTCGCAGTTAATGCCAGACAAAAGCACGACTATAACTGAGACCACACCAGCGCAAGTCGCTTGGACTATACCAGAAAAACCTCAAAACCAAATCTCCCAACCCGATTGGGTGGTGATGCATACCGTTGAATTGCCGCGAACAAAAACTCTCTCGCCTTTtaaatactttcaaaatcTGCTTCAAATGCACGGTATTACCTTGTTGGACACCACTGCCCTGGTGCCGAGTGATTTCGTTTCtctaataaaattcaaatcagTGTTTAAGCAGGAAACAAAACGCGTCACACTCTCGCTGGGCCTTCTTAGTGACTCAAGACAGTTCTATATCAAAGTTACCGAATCAACGAACGAACAACTggatataaatactttaataccTACTTGGCAATGGGAAATCCTTTCTCTATATAAAAGTGAGATTGCTATTAATATATTGGAGAATTCTAAGAAAATCAGCCAAAAAATGTATGATtcgacaaattattttatcagttTGTTGAGGTCCATCGTATTCATAAGGCCGTAG